A stretch of the uncultured Desulfobacter sp. genome encodes the following:
- the cbiE gene encoding precorrin-6y C5,15-methyltransferase (decarboxylating) subunit CbiE: MFSKGPLPLILPGENKTMDEAIHVIGMGLSITDLTGFHLALIEKAAVLVGGKRHLSYFGDVTALKKEISSPVSGVLDFIEAYMVEGLVVVLASGDPLFFGIGKTLIERLGPDKVIIHPNVTSMAAAFARLKLPWQDAAWVSLHGRDNMRGLAKAMDDKNLLCVLTDPKNDPLAVKKQVASHDYAWQMWVLENLGAPEEKISSMDEHTDTQTIFGQPNVVVLQKGELPAPSAPLRLGTPDNWFVHEKGLITKAPVRVLSLAALELGPTNILWDLGAGSGAVGIEATLFLPDGFVYAVEKNQRRIEQIKANVKRFTVKNLSAVRAQLPHGLADLPRPDRVFIGGSGKDLDQVLNVVVNVLNPLGRIVINTVLMETLHLAVSELEAKGFEVDITQAQISKSSNMPWGRRMEALNPVWIIAAQKGSAL; encoded by the coding sequence ATGTTTTCCAAAGGGCCATTGCCTTTGATTCTCCCAGGGGAAAATAAAACCATGGATGAAGCGATTCATGTCATCGGAATGGGGCTTAGCATCACAGATCTTACTGGATTCCATCTGGCTTTGATTGAAAAGGCTGCTGTTCTGGTGGGAGGCAAACGGCATCTGTCTTATTTCGGAGATGTAACGGCCTTAAAAAAAGAGATCTCAAGTCCTGTATCCGGGGTGCTGGACTTCATTGAAGCGTATATGGTTGAGGGGCTTGTGGTGGTGCTGGCTTCGGGTGATCCATTGTTTTTTGGTATTGGTAAAACGTTGATCGAACGTCTGGGCCCGGACAAGGTTATCATTCATCCCAATGTCACCAGTATGGCTGCCGCCTTTGCCCGGCTTAAACTGCCCTGGCAGGACGCGGCCTGGGTGAGTCTGCACGGCCGGGACAATATGAGGGGCCTGGCAAAGGCCATGGATGACAAGAATTTGCTGTGCGTGCTCACCGATCCGAAGAACGATCCTTTGGCCGTTAAAAAACAGGTGGCGTCCCATGATTATGCCTGGCAGATGTGGGTGCTGGAGAATTTGGGTGCTCCGGAAGAAAAAATTTCGTCCATGGATGAACACACAGATACGCAAACCATTTTTGGTCAGCCTAATGTGGTCGTGCTTCAAAAAGGGGAATTGCCTGCCCCAAGCGCTCCTTTGCGTTTGGGAACCCCTGATAACTGGTTTGTCCATGAAAAGGGTTTGATTACAAAAGCGCCCGTTCGCGTTCTCTCTTTGGCCGCCCTGGAATTGGGACCAACGAATATCTTGTGGGACCTGGGGGCAGGTTCAGGTGCTGTGGGAATTGAGGCCACCTTGTTTTTGCCGGATGGGTTTGTCTATGCCGTGGAAAAAAATCAACGTCGTATTGAACAGATTAAGGCCAATGTTAAGCGCTTCACGGTAAAAAATCTGTCCGCCGTTCGGGCGCAGCTTCCCCATGGGCTGGCAGATTTGCCAAGGCCTGACCGGGTGTTTATCGGCGGTTCCGGCAAAGATTTGGATCAAGTGCTCAATGTGGTGGTAAACGTTTTGAATCCTTTGGGAAGAATCGTTATAAATACCGTACTGATGGAGACTCTGCATCTGGCCGTATCGGAGTTGGAAGCAAAGGGCTTTGAGGTGGATATAACACAGGCCCAGATCAGCAAATCCAGTAATATGCCCTGGGGGCGGCGTATGGAGGCGTTGAACCCCGTGTGGATCATCGCAGCACAAAAAGGCAGCGCACTATGA
- a CDS encoding response regulator — translation MNIKTAGELEGFSILIVDDEPKNIQLLGSILKQNGYQVEFATDGEKALDWLNNKNFDLVMLDVMMPGLNGYEVCERIKANKQMMHIPVIFLTAKTETEDIVKGFEVGGTDYITKPFRTPELLARVKTHVEIKTLRGLIPICASCKKVRDDDEGLWQKLEAYIEKYSYAHFSHGLCEECFEKLYSHQPWYNRSKAKKGK, via the coding sequence ATGAATATAAAAACAGCCGGTGAGTTAGAGGGTTTTTCGATTCTGATTGTTGATGATGAACCCAAGAATATCCAACTTTTGGGTAGCATACTGAAACAAAACGGTTATCAAGTGGAATTTGCCACCGATGGTGAAAAAGCGCTTGACTGGTTGAACAATAAAAATTTTGACTTGGTTATGCTGGATGTTATGATGCCTGGTCTTAACGGATATGAAGTCTGTGAGCGGATAAAAGCGAATAAACAAATGATGCATATTCCCGTTATTTTTTTAACCGCGAAAACTGAAACCGAAGACATTGTCAAGGGGTTTGAGGTTGGTGGAACTGACTATATTACCAAACCGTTTCGAACCCCTGAATTGTTGGCGCGGGTTAAAACACATGTGGAGATCAAAACCCTGAGGGGGCTGATACCCATATGCGCAAGCTGCAAGAAAGTCCGGGATGATGATGAAGGATTGTGGCAAAAGTTGGAAGCATATATCGAAAAATACTCCTACGCGCATTTCAGCCATGGGCTTTGTGAGGAATGTTTCGAGAAACTGTACAGTCATCAGCCGTGGTATAATCGAAGCAAAGCTAAAAAAGGCAAATAG
- a CDS encoding ATP-binding protein, with translation MLFKINNLNRAGVICQETINSLKNLQIHTTELLVADGLDSAYLQWCQNHDRFQDKLKVLNASPIIHSLLVTQEQISILEAMNTFWIFTYQKTTRVKKHLSEMMKQEKRSRDGLIYQYFDSKDHDLLVVRNDIITAKDFLESEFEVRLSKLISILDAKKSERLKILYYQFTLLVLAIVLIVSTILITFLLRLKVSLGDLHRSMEKIGRGDFSEKLPITGNDELSRIAEAINSTTDKLSDMHWELEDRIEELFYAKIEADKANQAKSAFLANMSHEIRTPLNAVTGFSELLSGLIKDEQQKSYLSAIKQAGKSLLMLINDILDMSKIESGKLEINYTFIDLRTLLAEVRQIFEAEVAKRDIVFKADISNDLPATLCLDEIRLRQVMFNIVGNAVKFTQSGYVRMSADVVGQKENMIDLKLTIEDTGIGIHENEMASIFDAFRQQTGQDHSRFGGTGLGLAISKRLVEMMNGRIFVQSAMGLGSVFSIVLKDIEYENTIEKGAVEEDKGPDLLSRNPLDGLSDELAIKLPEIQKILCSDYLILWKEIKDRLPVDDVKSFGLELKNLGSRYNFIYLEAYGNELISYVDSFNINGMRSFIDAFPKIVEQLTKEMK, from the coding sequence ATGCTTTTCAAAATCAATAATTTGAACCGAGCCGGTGTCATCTGTCAGGAGACCATCAACTCGCTTAAAAACTTGCAGATTCATACAACAGAGTTGCTCGTGGCCGATGGACTGGACAGCGCCTATCTGCAATGGTGTCAGAACCATGATCGGTTTCAGGACAAACTGAAGGTACTCAATGCGTCTCCAATTATTCATTCTCTGCTGGTCACCCAGGAACAAATCAGCATCCTGGAAGCCATGAATACCTTCTGGATATTTACCTATCAGAAAACGACCCGGGTTAAAAAACATCTATCAGAAATGATGAAACAGGAAAAACGCTCACGGGACGGATTGATATATCAGTATTTCGATTCTAAAGATCATGACCTTCTGGTTGTACGAAATGATATAATTACAGCCAAGGACTTTCTTGAATCCGAATTTGAAGTCAGGCTGAGCAAACTGATCTCCATTCTGGATGCAAAAAAATCCGAACGACTGAAAATTTTGTATTATCAATTTACACTCCTTGTATTGGCAATTGTTTTGATCGTTTCGACGATTCTGATTACTTTCCTGTTAAGGCTGAAGGTTTCCTTGGGGGATCTTCATCGTTCCATGGAAAAGATCGGAAGAGGCGACTTTTCTGAAAAGCTGCCGATTACCGGTAATGACGAATTAAGCCGAATCGCTGAAGCCATTAACAGCACAACAGATAAGCTGAGCGACATGCATTGGGAATTGGAGGATCGCATAGAAGAACTCTTCTATGCAAAAATTGAGGCCGACAAGGCCAATCAGGCAAAAAGCGCTTTTCTGGCAAACATGAGCCATGAAATACGCACCCCGTTGAATGCAGTGACCGGCTTTAGTGAACTGCTGTCTGGATTAATTAAAGACGAACAGCAAAAAAGCTATTTGTCTGCCATTAAACAAGCCGGAAAAAGCCTGTTGATGCTGATTAATGATATCCTGGATATGTCAAAAATCGAATCTGGTAAATTGGAAATAAATTATACGTTCATTGATTTAAGAACGCTTCTGGCTGAAGTCCGGCAAATTTTTGAGGCAGAGGTGGCAAAAAGAGACATTGTTTTTAAGGCTGATATCAGCAATGATTTACCGGCGACACTCTGTCTGGATGAAATCCGCCTGCGTCAGGTCATGTTTAATATTGTAGGGAACGCAGTTAAGTTTACCCAATCCGGTTATGTCCGAATGTCCGCGGATGTTGTAGGTCAAAAAGAAAATATGATCGATTTGAAGTTGACAATAGAGGATACCGGCATTGGAATTCATGAAAACGAGATGGCATCGATTTTTGATGCGTTCAGACAACAGACGGGACAGGATCATTCCCGTTTTGGCGGTACTGGACTTGGACTTGCGATTTCAAAACGCCTGGTTGAAATGATGAACGGTCGTATTTTCGTTCAAAGCGCCATGGGTTTAGGCAGCGTATTCTCCATTGTCTTAAAAGATATTGAATATGAAAATACTATTGAAAAAGGGGCCGTTGAAGAAGACAAAGGTCCGGATTTGTTAAGCCGCAATCCTTTGGATGGTCTATCTGATGAATTGGCAATCAAGTTGCCTGAAATTCAAAAGATCCTTTGTTCGGACTATCTAATTTTGTGGAAAGAAATAAAAGACCGTTTACCGGTGGATGATGTAAAATCATTTGGGCTGGAATTGAAAAATTTGGGTAGCCGGTATAATTTTATATATCTTGAGGCGTATGGCAACGAACTTATAAGTTATGTAGACAGTTTTAATATTAACGGTATGCGGTCTTTTATAGACGCATTTCCCAAAATCGTTGAACAGCTAACGAAAGAGATGAAATGA
- a CDS encoding ABC transporter substrate-binding protein — protein sequence MKERNRIIMIVLVLLITGVGTIFLPRLINKENQQESDSAQAGTVTLAHDKGWVPTFQENFTRMGERAFSEIGIGIKAIPSDTTELYIHQMKATLPTAQAPDLFTWWSTYRVKELVDRNLVGDLSALWKKHWDEYPKGLRDAFTLDGKMYGFPYGIDYWPVWYNKDIFKQLELKEPANWTEFIHVCDTLKAAGITPILSTIQYKWPAFIWFEEMIIGQDPDLYEKLCRGMVKYTDPRIRKAFTVWQEMINNSYFSDPSANMMSNGGYLWQEKKHGMVLCGTWYYQSVLRAHGVNSDSIGAFILPSHNPEAGRNIVFEVAPIFTSQNGRNPDAAVKIADWWMGQAGAAYFTRIHATYPGNSNVSTENLPPVKEKLIATIRNEKFRVLNRFWEATPVEVGTPAVEKLGEFMMNPDSLDEILAELQEIADQYWSSDI from the coding sequence ATGAAAGAAAGAAACCGTATTATCATGATTGTGCTGGTGCTGTTGATAACGGGAGTGGGGACTATTTTTTTACCCCGGTTGATCAATAAGGAAAATCAACAGGAGAGTGACTCTGCACAGGCTGGTACAGTGACGCTGGCCCATGACAAGGGGTGGGTACCTACCTTTCAGGAAAATTTTACACGGATGGGGGAACGGGCATTCTCGGAAATCGGTATTGGGATCAAAGCAATTCCCTCGGATACAACCGAATTGTATATTCATCAGATGAAGGCGACGCTGCCAACAGCCCAAGCCCCTGATCTGTTCACCTGGTGGTCAACTTACCGGGTTAAGGAACTGGTAGACCGGAATCTGGTCGGCGATCTGTCTGCGCTCTGGAAAAAGCATTGGGATGAATATCCAAAGGGGCTTCGCGATGCATTTACCCTCGACGGGAAAATGTATGGTTTCCCATATGGCATCGACTACTGGCCTGTCTGGTACAACAAGGATATCTTTAAGCAGCTGGAATTAAAAGAACCCGCGAATTGGACTGAGTTTATCCATGTTTGCGATACACTAAAAGCGGCCGGCATTACGCCTATTCTGTCTACTATTCAATATAAATGGCCCGCGTTTATCTGGTTTGAAGAGATGATTATAGGCCAAGATCCGGATCTTTATGAAAAACTTTGCCGGGGAATGGTCAAATATACTGATCCAAGGATCCGAAAAGCCTTCACCGTCTGGCAAGAGATGATTAACAATAGCTATTTTTCCGATCCGTCGGCCAATATGATGTCCAACGGCGGCTACCTGTGGCAAGAAAAAAAACATGGTATGGTTCTTTGTGGAACCTGGTACTATCAAAGTGTCCTGAGAGCACACGGTGTCAATTCGGACAGCATTGGTGCCTTTATTCTGCCATCCCATAATCCAGAGGCCGGCAGGAACATTGTATTTGAAGTGGCGCCGATTTTTACGTCTCAAAATGGTCGAAACCCTGACGCCGCCGTAAAGATTGCCGATTGGTGGATGGGGCAGGCGGGCGCGGCGTATTTCACCCGTATTCACGCCACATATCCGGGAAATTCCAACGTGTCTACCGAAAATTTGCCCCCGGTTAAAGAGAAGCTGATTGCGACCATCAGAAATGAAAAGTTCAGGGTGCTTAATCGATTCTGGGAAGCCACACCCGTGGAAGTCGGGACACCGGCCGTTGAAAAACTGGGTGAGTTTATGATGAACCCGGATTCCCTTGACGAGATTCTGGCGGAACTCCAGGAAATCGCGGACCAATATTGGTCATCCGACATATAA
- a CDS encoding transporter substrate-binding domain-containing protein: MTMGEMEKTILKNMKIAGTIPVLLYIIFGAPFPALADEQIIEFGSSETPPFWSAHMPDDGMGGEVLHAISKEIGVKSVIKISPLKRVRRNLTSNHVGTPEMLAGQEFCAVIPIAVCRLAFFYYKPHHEKEITYRGLGDIKGYTLGVIRGALDDVSFFEKNGIKVVKLNSEDSMIKMLKNGRIDLCSVLKLSGIYTINKIFPDDAENFSNFEIKGTATPVTVMIDKHFPGGKELGAKYTNGLKIIIENGKYIEILEKYYGRGKIPQDWFMQLEKFKHIYKRSLLQSD; encoded by the coding sequence ATGACAATGGGTGAAATGGAGAAAACGATCTTGAAAAATATGAAAATTGCAGGGACGATTCCGGTGCTTTTGTACATTATATTCGGCGCACCATTTCCGGCTCTTGCCGATGAACAAATCATTGAATTCGGTTCAAGCGAAACACCTCCCTTCTGGTCCGCGCATATGCCTGACGATGGAATGGGAGGCGAGGTGCTTCATGCCATATCAAAAGAGATCGGCGTGAAAAGCGTTATCAAGATTTCTCCATTAAAAAGAGTCAGAAGAAATCTAACGAGTAACCATGTGGGAACTCCGGAAATGTTGGCCGGACAGGAATTTTGCGCCGTCATTCCAATTGCTGTTTGCCGGCTGGCTTTTTTCTACTATAAACCTCATCACGAAAAAGAGATCACCTACAGGGGACTGGGTGATATTAAGGGATATACACTCGGTGTCATAAGGGGGGCACTCGACGATGTATCATTCTTTGAGAAAAACGGCATCAAAGTGGTGAAGCTGAATTCGGAAGATTCTATGATTAAAATGCTGAAAAATGGGAGAATTGATTTGTGCAGCGTGCTCAAATTAAGCGGAATTTATACAATCAACAAGATATTTCCAGACGATGCCGAAAATTTCTCGAACTTTGAAATTAAGGGAACGGCGACTCCTGTGACCGTCATGATCGATAAGCACTTCCCAGGCGGAAAAGAGTTGGGGGCGAAATATACCAACGGGTTAAAAATTATTATAGAAAACGGAAAATATATTGAAATTTTAGAAAAATATTACGGTCGGGGGAAAATACCCCAAGATTGGTTTATGCAGCTGGAAAAATTTAAACATATATATAAAAGGTCACTGCTTCAAAGTGACTGA
- a CDS encoding ABC transporter substrate-binding protein produces MKCKVSIAISMLSVILLVSLNTVWATGPRLTPQLFESEGTTKIVIYEYPPLTTFDMPNMGLCPEIIQAAFLAAGVAVMVENQVVKSLAVYSLIQDNSAAMVGEESDFTKDQLKQLKVVPCYIMEGRYFYYRPNHKTGLGWDGQLDRLKGYTYGALAGEDATAYEHAGIKTVTGDNLASLFTMLRDGKIDFLAVDDTCGEWFIRKHFSEEKNDFAKMAGSPWKTPFSIIFNQKHPRYEEIFQSFTKGFQIIKQSGKYSELIEKYGGL; encoded by the coding sequence ATGAAATGCAAGGTATCAATAGCCATATCCATGCTATCAGTCATTTTGCTCGTGTCTCTAAACACGGTTTGGGCGACCGGACCACGGTTGACGCCCCAATTGTTCGAATCCGAAGGGACCACCAAAATAGTCATTTATGAATATCCGCCGTTAACGACCTTTGATATGCCGAACATGGGACTTTGTCCGGAAATTATCCAGGCGGCTTTTTTGGCGGCAGGCGTTGCAGTGATGGTTGAAAATCAGGTTGTGAAAAGTCTGGCGGTTTACTCCTTGATTCAGGATAACTCAGCCGCAATGGTTGGAGAGGAAAGTGACTTCACGAAAGATCAGCTGAAACAGCTTAAAGTCGTGCCGTGCTACATCATGGAGGGACGATACTTTTATTACAGACCCAACCATAAAACGGGATTGGGGTGGGATGGGCAATTGGATAGATTGAAAGGATATACCTATGGGGCCTTGGCAGGGGAGGATGCCACAGCCTATGAACATGCGGGGATCAAAACCGTAACGGGCGATAACCTTGCTTCTCTGTTTACAATGCTGCGGGATGGAAAGATAGATTTTTTGGCCGTGGACGATACTTGCGGCGAATGGTTTATCCGAAAGCATTTCTCGGAAGAGAAAAATGATTTTGCTAAAATGGCGGGTTCGCCATGGAAGACTCCTTTTTCGATTATATTTAATCAGAAGCATCCTCGGTACGAAGAGATTTTCCAATCGTTTACCAAAGGGTTTCAAATAATCAAACAAAGCGGCAAATATTCCGAACTCATAGAAAAGTATGGCGGCCTTTGA
- a CDS encoding serine hydrolase domain-containing protein, translating into MTIVIETVDKGERRMRICHQVVSILFCIILFTLPVFGQNLPHTVSPESIGLSSNRLKHIDKLMSRLVDENKIGGSIVLIARKGKPAYFEAFGVADVGKPMRKNSLIRIASFTKPVTCVAVMQLYEQGRILLSDPVAKYIPEFARPKVLEMLPEEADPPYRLVPAKREITIRHLLTNTSGISYRFMASWFPDPKHQQLARLYESAGIYDGVSETEGTIGEMVRKLGRMPLYNHPGEAFEYGLSTDVLGRVVEIVSGMNLNDYFREYIFKPLKMTDTYFYPPEDKLHRLSALWITDGMGNLRKITDGPKREGTFIYSASYPYNGSKTYYSGGGGLISTAYDYFRFCQMLLNQGDLDGVRLLGPKTVELMTATNHIDALDATFIHSKGWKFGLGFAIEMERGHDVDSGSIGIYEWAGIYSTRFSIDPREEKITIMLTQTYPFDYHIDIWDRLTTLSSSAVIDSFVSKAYRAQ; encoded by the coding sequence ATGACTATCGTCATTGAAACTGTGGACAAAGGAGAACGGCGCATGCGAATCTGTCACCAGGTTGTTTCAATCCTTTTTTGTATCATATTATTTACGTTGCCGGTTTTCGGCCAGAACTTGCCGCACACGGTATCGCCGGAAAGCATTGGTCTATCCTCCAACCGTTTAAAACATATCGATAAACTGATGAGCCGCCTTGTCGATGAGAACAAGATTGGCGGCTCAATCGTTTTGATTGCGCGAAAGGGTAAGCCTGCTTATTTTGAGGCATTCGGGGTGGCCGATGTCGGCAAACCCATGCGGAAAAACAGTCTGATCAGAATCGCTTCCTTTACCAAACCGGTTACTTGTGTGGCGGTGATGCAACTCTATGAACAGGGACGCATTCTGCTTTCCGATCCAGTGGCCAAATACATTCCGGAATTCGCCAGGCCCAAGGTGCTGGAAATGCTGCCCGAAGAGGCTGATCCACCATATCGCCTGGTTCCTGCAAAACGGGAGATAACCATACGCCACCTGCTTACCAATACCTCGGGAATTTCCTATCGATTCATGGCGAGCTGGTTTCCGGATCCAAAGCATCAACAACTGGCCCGTTTGTATGAAAGTGCCGGTATTTACGACGGTGTCAGCGAAACCGAGGGAACAATAGGCGAAATGGTCAGGAAATTGGGCCGGATGCCGCTTTACAACCATCCGGGCGAAGCTTTTGAATACGGTCTGTCAACCGATGTGCTGGGACGCGTGGTCGAGATCGTTTCGGGAATGAATTTAAATGATTATTTTCGGGAATATATATTTAAACCGCTGAAAATGACCGATACATATTTTTATCCGCCTGAGGATAAATTACATCGCTTATCCGCACTGTGGATCACCGACGGGATGGGTAATCTACGAAAAATAACCGACGGCCCTAAAAGAGAAGGGACATTTATCTACTCGGCCAGTTATCCCTACAACGGTTCAAAAACTTACTATTCGGGGGGAGGTGGATTGATTTCAACGGCCTATGATTATTTCAGATTCTGCCAGATGCTCTTGAACCAAGGCGATCTTGACGGGGTTCGCCTCCTGGGCCCAAAGACCGTGGAACTGATGACCGCAACGAATCACATCGATGCCCTGGACGCGACGTTTATTCATAGCAAAGGGTGGAAATTCGGGCTCGGCTTTGCCATTGAAATGGAGCGCGGCCACGATGTGGACAGCGGCAGCATCGGCATATATGAATGGGCTGGAATTTATTCTACACGATTCAGCATTGACCCCCGGGAAGAAAAAATCACCATTATGCTGACGCAAACTTATCCGTTTGATTATCATATTGATATTTGGGACAGACTGACAACTCTGTCCAGTTCGGCTGTGATTGATTCGTTCGTCTCAAAAGCGTACCGGGCCCAATAA
- a CDS encoding transporter substrate-binding domain-containing protein has product MGRAVHKMLLIGILFTVCLNIIPGEDSYAGAGRKTIRIASLEHPPVFFKDGTGAGTDMLTELLDAMGYDASIKLYPLGRAINMVNSGHIESAFLYPQTDPKVTVPLTIYYSAINFVYKKSRFPGGVNYTTLSDLNVYKIGALTNSNWSVKLLQKGAGLKLDFAPNYEMNLKQLYTERIDLLPLVDIAFMPLLESVFPNKKKEFELTKPFSMSSYCLIFSKKYPGNKNIIDDVRKKLAEIDMRDILQKHYGKYFLEGIIPPYMLTGKIIK; this is encoded by the coding sequence ATGGGCAGAGCCGTTCATAAAATGCTTCTTATCGGAATATTGTTCACTGTGTGCCTGAATATTATACCGGGCGAAGATTCGTATGCCGGGGCAGGGAGAAAAACAATCAGGATTGCAAGTTTGGAACACCCGCCGGTTTTCTTTAAAGACGGAACCGGAGCGGGGACGGATATGCTTACTGAACTGCTGGATGCAATGGGATACGATGCCTCCATAAAATTGTACCCGCTTGGCAGAGCGATAAATATGGTTAACAGTGGGCATATAGAGAGTGCTTTTTTATATCCTCAGACAGATCCCAAAGTTACTGTTCCGCTTACGATTTACTATTCAGCAATTAACTTTGTATATAAAAAATCCAGATTTCCCGGCGGTGTAAATTACACTACGCTTTCCGACCTCAACGTCTATAAAATCGGCGCTCTTACCAATTCAAATTGGTCTGTCAAACTTTTACAGAAAGGGGCCGGTCTGAAACTGGATTTTGCGCCTAACTACGAGATGAATCTTAAACAACTTTACACAGAGCGGATTGATTTGCTCCCCTTGGTTGATATCGCCTTCATGCCGTTACTGGAATCTGTTTTCCCTAATAAAAAAAAGGAGTTTGAACTGACCAAACCCTTTTCCATGTCGTCCTATTGTCTCATTTTTTCCAAAAAATATCCCGGAAATAAAAATATCATTGATGATGTGAGAAAGAAACTTGCAGAGATTGATATGCGGGATATTTTACAAAAGCATTATGGAAAATATTTTTTGGAGGGAATTATTCCGCCTTATATGTTAACAGGCAAGATCATAAAATGA